Below is a window of Roseivirga misakiensis DNA.
GCTCCACTGTTTCCGCAGAAACAACCTCTTCTTTCACATCTTCGACCACTTCAGCAGCTGATTCTTCCTCTGGTTCTGGTATCACGACGTCTTCCGTTGATGGGGACTCCACTGGGACATTAGTTGGGTCTAAATCGAAGCTATTGATCATCTTGACATAGATTTCCTTGTCATTTCTATCACATTCACCAATAAAGAAGTCTTGCTCTATATCAAATTCATCTCTGAAAAGAACTCTAATCGTGTGCTCTTTTTCGTAGACTACCTGACCATTTTGCTCTACCCGCAGGGTAAAGTCGTTCTCGATCGGCATGTTCATAGAATAAACACCATATTCGTCTGTAGTGGCCGAATACTCATCTTCCTTGCCCACAACTGAGATTTTAGCGTTAGCAAAAGGCGTTTGATTGTCGCAGCCCAATAGCTTTCCCTGAACTTGTGATTTGTTAAATAAAATAACTCGATAGATGTCGTTTTCACCATATCCTTCCGGACGACTTGATGAGAAATATGCATTCTTACCGTAAAGTGTAAAGAAAGTGTCGTCAGTAGGTAAATTGATCGGAGCGCCTAAATTTTCAGGCTTAGAAAATACACCACTTGCCGTGTCCAATCGTGTGCTAAAAATATCATAGCCTCCCATAGAATCGTGTCCTCTTGAAGCAAAATAGAGCGTTCCATCCCCAGCCACAAAAGGAGCATCTTCATTTAAAGGGGTATTCAATTCTTCAATAGCATATGGTTTAGACCATTTGCCATTATCGAGTTTGTGCACGATGTAGAGGTCTGAATTTTCGACGTTATTTTCGAAATCAGAGGCATAAATGATCGAATTGCCATTATTGTAGATGAAAGCGTGTGCTTCCCACTTGGAAGTGTTAATCGGCAGCTTTTCTCGTTCACCCCAAACACCATTTGCTCCTAGGCGAGACATATAAAGGTCGTCCTCTCTAAAAGTGATTAGCGTACTGTCATTATCCAATAGTTGAATAGGCGCATCGAACGTATCATCTGAAGCATACCCTTCCAAAGGACTATCCTTATTCCAATCATCGGTTTCATTCATTTGAGCGGTCATCACTTGCTCGTAAAAAATCCCATCATCGGATACTTCTCCTAATCCTTGTCGCCTTGCAGTAAAGAAAATACCACGTTGATCGGCCGTCACTACTTGGCTATACTCTTGCCCAGAAGTATTAACATTTGGGCCTAAATTCTTAACAATGATCTCTTTAGGACTTGCTAGAAGCGTTCTGGCATTTTGAATATTATTAAAAATCCTGAAATACTCAGATTTCGCATATTCGGCTAGATCGTTTTGCTTCACACGCCTAATGACGCGCTCTGCATCTTCCACTTGCCCGCCAAAAAGATAGGCTTCGGCATAGGTTACCCAAAAAACTGGGTCTTCCTCCGCAAAAGGAAGTGCCTCTTGAAAAAGCGCGTAAGACTTCTCGAATCTATAGCGTTTTGAATGACAAATAGCGGCTAACCATTTGGCTTCATAATTCTTTTTCTTCTTCTTAATAATTGGTTCCAAGTAGCCCAAAGCCACTTCCCAATCTTTTTCATCCATTGCACCATAGACCTTATTCAAATTCTGCGCTTGTAATGACATAGTACAAACGGCAAACAAGGCCACAACTAAAAATGCAGATCTTCTCATTACTGATACATTTAAGTAATTAGTGATTTAAACCCAATAAAGGGTCAAGCAAAAAACAGTTTGATGGTTAATTCGTGTCGAGGACGTATAAGTGATTATACGATCGTAAGTTAAGAATTATTATGTAATCGATCTACTCTATTGCTTAAACTCAAGAATTTTGTCTCGATCAAAGGTGACATAAATGCTTCTTTCCTTTACTTCTAAAGGTGCAGTAGAATAAAAATAAATAGCCAAATTCGACGACGCAATTATTGCCTCGTTAAAGTATCTATCACCTATAAATACCGATTTTTTCAGCTCAACTTTCACGCCTTCCCCTTCCAGGTTGTAAGCACAATATTCTGCTCGAACAAAACAGCTTTCTACATTCAACGCTTTCGAAAAATCATTGATTCGGCCAAAAAATCCAGCAATTTCTAAGTTTAGGGGGGAATTATATAGATTTGCCACCGTGTCATTTTGAATCAACTCTCCCTCTGACAGAAACACCATTCGATCTGCAATCCACATAGCATCGCGTGTATCATGAGTCACAAACACAAGACTCAACTCTTCAGACTTTATAATATCGACAAGCTCCATTAGTAAGTTCTCTTTCGTGATAGGATCAAGATTACTAAAAGGCTCATCCATGAGCAAAAGTTTAGGCTCTTCGGCCAAAGCACTAGCAATTGACAATCTTTGTAATTGTCCTCCCGATAACTCATTTGGTTTACGATCGGCAAGCGCGGCAATACCACAGAGGTCTAGTAGTTCGGCTGTTCTTTCTTTTTGAAACTGTTTGTCAAATTGTAAGAGTACATATTTCACATTCTCCTCAACAGTCATATTGGGCTTCAATTGAAAATCCTGAAACACCATTTTAATATCGGGATGCCCAGCTATGAGTTGTTCTTCTGGGTTTTCTAACCTTTCCCCATTAAAAAACACCTCACCAGTGTCTGGTTTCATTAAACCAGCAATCATTTGGAGTATAGTGCTTTTACCAGAACCACTTTTACCGATAAGTGCTAATACTTGGTTTTCTTCCAGGATGAATGACACATCATTCACTGCTCCAAATTGCTCACCGGGGTATGTTTTAGAGATTCCTTTTACTACTAACATTAATCACAATTCATAAAAAAGGCCACCAAAATGGTAGCCTATTGAGTTCTTTATCTACTGGCTATTCACCGTAACTTATTCGGTATATACAATGATTAATATCATCTGAAACCAAAATTGAACCATCAGGCATTTCCATAACATCAACCGGCTTGCCCCAGCCATTGTTCGATGCTTTATCTAACCAACCGTCAGCAAATATCTCACTCTTTACCACTTTATCTCCTTCAATTTGGACAAACCTAAGCTGATAGCCTATATGACCAGCTTCCTTACTTCTGTTCCATGATCCGTGCTGTGCCACGATCAAATTATTCTTGTATTTCGCCGGAAACATATCGCCTTGATAAAACCTAAGACCTAGTGGTGCTGAATGTGGTTCGTATTTAAATGCAGGTTCAACGAATTCGTCTCTCTGCCTTTGATCCCCAAAATCTGGATCTGGAGTATCTCCTTGGTGCCAAAAAGGAAAGCCGAAATGATCACCTTGAGCATTTACATGATTTAACTCGCAAGCAGGACTGTCATCTCCCATCCAATCTCTTCCATTATCATTAAACCACATATCCCCTGTTTCTGGGTGCCAGGCAAAACCAACCGTATTCCTCACCCCTTTCACGTATACTTCCATATCAGAACCATCAGGGTTCATTCGTGTAATGGATGCATAAACTTCGTTATCATTTTCCTTGTCGCATACATTGCAAGGTGCACCAACAGGCACGTATAATTTACCATCGGGACCAAAAGAAATGAATTTCCAGCCATGGTGACCATCTGTAGGGTACTGGTCATAAATAACTTCAGAAACAGGGTTTTCTAGGTTACTCATGATATCAGCAAACCGATGAATGCGATTTACTTCAGCCACGTAAAGATCTCCATCTTTAAAAACGACACCATTGGGCATGTTCAGCCCTATCACGATGGTATCGACTTTGTCGGCCACCATATCACCATTAGTATCGGTCAAAGCATATACATTCTTTTGACGCCTATTGCCAACAAAAACGGTCTTTCCATCTTCCGTCCTCGCTAAAGACCGTGCGTCAACAATATTTGGAGCATAAATGGAAATTTTAAAGCCTTCCGGTAGATTCACAAGTGATAGCAGTGAATCGTATTCGGGAAAACTTACTGTGGCTACATTATTCTTATTACATGCCGCAGTTATTGCCATAATGACGACAAATAAGGACACTAGAATAGTTTTTTTCATGGTTTAAGATTTGAAACGAAGGTATCAAAATTTCTAAGAGTGGCATTAAAACTATTTTATCAATGGTCCATGTTTGATTTGTTTGTGGGAAGGCTAATTTTGCGGCATGATTGCCATCAATAACCTTTCTTATCTCATTGGAGATCGTCCACTTTACGAAAACGCTTCTCTACATATTAAGCCTAATGATAAGATAGGTCTGATCGGTCTAAATGGTAAAGGAAAATCTACGCTCCTTCACCTCATTATCGGGAATTATCAAGTCACTTCCGGAGAGATAACTAAAAGTAAAGACTGCACGATTGGCTTTTTAAATCAAGACTTATTGTCTTACCAATCCGATGACAGCATCGTAAATGTGGCCATGGAAGCGTTTAGCGAAGCCAATGCGCTACAGGCTAAAATTGACGATATACTCAAACAGATGGAGGTCAATTATGAGGAACACCTCGTCGATAAATTAACAAGGGCGCAAGATCAATTTGAAGCCTTGGGCGGCTATAGTTTACAATCTGAGGCGGAAGCTATATTAGAGGGGATCGGCTTTAGAACAGAAGATTTACAAAGGCCTTTAAGGGAGTTTTCAGGGGGCTGGAGAATGCGTGTAATGCTAGCGAAGCTTTTACTTGAAAAGCCTTCCTTACTTATGCTAGATGAGCCGACCAACCACTTGGATTTACCTTCTATTCAGTGGATAGAAAACTATCTGAGAACGTATGAGGGTGCTATTATCGTGGTTTCTCATGATAGAAAATTTCTCGATAATGTAATCACCTCCACTGTTGAAGTAGCACGGCAAACGCTAACTCAATACTCAGGTAATTATTCATTCTATTTGAAGGAAAAAGCACTTCGAGAGGAAATCCAAAAAGGGGCCTATGAAAACCAACAACAACAAATAAAGCAAACGGAACGCTTCGTAGAACGCTTTAGGTCTAAAGCTACAAAAGCTAGACAAGTGCAGTCGAGGGTAAAATCTCTTGAAAAAATGGATCTGATTGAAGATGTTGTTGACGAAAATGTCACCATGAATTTTCAATTTGGTTTCAAACAAAAGTCTGGTCGATATATCATTGAATTGGACAACATTTCTAAGTCTTATGGTGATTTAGAAATTCTTAAGAATACATCGGCTAAAATCGAGCGTGGCGATAAGATTGTACTGATTGGTGCTAACGGTAAAGGAAAATCCACCATGCTAAGGATTATTGCCGGTACCGAACCGATCGAAGGGCAAAGGAAAGAAGGTTTTAATGTACTGACGGCATTTTACGCTCAGCATCAGCTCGAAGCGCTGAATTTAGAAAATGAGATTCTGCAAGAACTCCAACAAGCGGGTAGTAATAAATCCGAAAGAGAGCTAAGGGGTATTTTAGGTTGTTTTTTATTCCAGAATGAGGACGTATTCAAAAAGATAAAAGTACTATCTGGAGGAGAGAAATCACGGGTGGCTCTATCAAAGACTTTGCTATCGGAAGCAAACTTTTTGATGATGGATGAGCCAACGAACCACTTGGATTTCCTTTCGGTGAACATTCTTACTCAGGCTTTACAGCAATATGAGGGTACGTTTGTGATCGTTTCTCACGATAGACATTTTGTCTCGCAAATCGCCACCAAAGTATGGTTCATTGAAGACGGTCAACTCAAAGAGTACCCTGGCACTTATGACGAATACGCACACTGGCAAGCAAAACGAGAAAAAGAAGCGGCCGCAGCGGCCGTTCAAAAGACAGTAGTTGAGCCTAAGGTAAAAACCAAACAGAGCAAGCCCAGAAACAATGAGAGCGAACAAAAGCTCAAAAAACTCAAGAAAGAACTAAGCAGTATAGAAGATCAGATTGAAGGATTAGAGCAACAGATTAAATCGGTAGAACTCGAAATGGGAGATCAGTCTGTTTTTAGCAATCCCGATCTATTAGCTGAAAAGAGTCAAAACCACCAGATGCTTAAGGAAAAGGCTGAAAAGCTCAATAAAGAATGGGAATCACTCGCCGAAGAGATTGATGATTTAGAAGGCTAGCCTTACTCCTCTTTTCTGGTCAAGAAATAATTTACAGAAAGCCCAAAACCGATCGCTGACGATGGCGAGCTTGCAGATACATTGCCTGAAGAAAAGAATCTTCTATAATTGAAGTCAGCACTTAAACCTAGCTTAGGATTTAATCTGTAATTGACACTTACACCAGAAATACCACTGAAATTTGTTCTGTTAAGAAAGTCGCTGTCACTAGGATTCGCTTTTCTTGTGTCAAGAAAATTCAAATCACCTTTTACTTTATAGGCAAGGAAGTAGTCAATTCCCGCCCCAAGTTGAAATGAGACATCTAGTTTTCCCCAGGTGGCCACTTTATACCCTATGGTAGATTGTATGAATAAACTCTGAATCGTATTCTCAATGTTATAAGTCCCAATGAAGAACACATTCTCTGCATCAAACCCAAAAGGTATGTAAATAGGCAATGATCTTCCGTCTTCGACCGAATAGGAGTTTGCAGAATTTCTAAACTTAAATTCTGAGTAACGCAAACCGACATTTAGCGTCAGTCTTTTACTCATATCGAAAGATGCTCCTATTCCAGCACTAATCGCACCTAGGGCCTCTCCTTCCGAATTATCTACAGCGCCATCAAGTGTCGAAAAATTATTGGCCTCTCTTAATGCAGCGGATTCAACGACATCTGCGGAACCAAGCCCTGACGAAATATTGAGAACATTATTACCAAATGAGCCATTCAAACTCCTCTCTCTACTAATACTGGCCACAGACTGCGTATTTAGTGCCTCAGCATTAGCTTTAATGATACTATCTGTATCTGATTTCTGATTTGAAGAAGCCTGCAAATCACTCAGTTCAGTATCCAAAACAGATTCGTTCAAAATTGACTCGCTTGATTTCTTTTCTCCAGTTAGAGACTCTTTAGTTTTTACTTCACTCTTATCGACGGCAGCAACCGTTTCAGCCTTCAATAAGTTCTGATCGATTATTCTATCCGATATAGTCGCTTCATCATTTGTGAGTTTCGCTGCCACTTTGCCCCCTTCACTCTCAACATTTGAAGTTTTAGCCAATAAACCATTGACCAAAGGCTGTTTACTTAAACTTTTATTTTCATCATTCGACTCACTAGAAGCAAGCGCATTCTTGTCAATTTTCTCATTAAGATGTGCCTTAGTATTTAGAGAATCTTTGACTTTCGAATCATCATTAGATTTGGCAGTCAACTGGGTTTCCGGAGTCGGCTTATTGTTCGAAGCAAAGAATCCATCGCGCCATAAAAAACCAAAAGTTGTGGCTATGATTAGACCAGCGGCTACCCCGTAGGTCTGCCACATAAAGAATATTCCTTTTTTCTTTTTAGGTCCAATAGCAGATTCAACACCTGCCCAGACTCGTTCTGATGGTTGAAATTCAACACCATCGAATGCGTCTTTCATATTATTTTCAAAACTGCTCATGACATTGAAATATTAGATTGAACAACTTGATTTGCCTCATCGAGCATTGCCTTTAATAAAGCACGAGCTCGCGCGTACTGTGACTTTGACGTTCCTTCAGAAATTTCTAATTGTTCGGCTATTTCTTTATGCGGATAGCCTTCTATTGCAAAAAGGTTAAACACCGTTCTACAACCAACTGGTAACTTGTGAAGCATGGCCATTATTTCAGTAAAGTGTAAATGAGAAATCACCAACTCTTTCTCTACATGCAGCGGCGTTTTCTCTATATCCAACATCGGTTGTTCATATAGCTTTCGCCTATTATGATTGATCGATGTGTTAATGACAATTCGTTTGAGCCAAGTCAAAAACTGGGCTTCCTGTCTGAAGGATTCAAGGCTATTAAAGATTTTTATAAATGCATCTTGGAGTATATCTTCGGCGTCCTCTTGTGACTTACCATAACGCATAGCCACTGGCATAAGCTTTGCAGCATAGCGATCATAAAGTTCGCGTTGCGCCTTAAGCTCACCCTTAATACATTTATTAATTAATTCTATATCTTGAATCATTGACGCCAAGGACCTTCGCCTTCAAATAATATGACACAACAAAAAACTAAAAGGTTGTTAAGGCAAGAATTTTTAAACCAAACGGTTTTAAATAGAAACTCAAAGTGACCAAAATTAAGCTGATTTTCTTGTTAATACTTCTTTCTTCCAAAATCACTTTGGCGCAGAAAAAATTGGTCTATGGAGATCATGTATATGAAAACACCATAAAAACCGTCCAGCTTTACCCACAGGGATCGTCGATTCAGGCTAGTTTAACACCTGCGGTAAAAGAGCTAAATGATGGCCCAAATTTAGTCCTCGAGTTTGATGACCTAAGAGATGATGCTGATTATTTCTTTGTCTATTTTATTCACTGCAATGCAGATTGGTCGGTTTCTAAGATGAAACCTACCATGTACTTGAAGGCATTTAATGAGTTTGAAATTGAAAATTTTGAATTCAGTTCTGAATCTAAAACCAATTACGTCCACTATACTTTTCAAATTCCTTCATTTAAAGAATCAGGAAATTATTTGGCTGTAGTCTATCGCGATCGAAATAAAGAAGACATTATTCTATCTAAGCGTTTTTCAATATATAATAATCAAGTTGGAGTTGGTGGAAACATCGGTAGGTCTTCGGTTGTCAGTAAAAGACAAAGTCATCAACGTGTAGAAGTGACATTGAATTACGGCGATTTAAGAACATTTGACCCTGCCATGGATTTCACTGTAGTCGTCCGTCAAAATGCTCGTCCGGATAATATGAAAGTTGATTTGAAACCAACTTTTATTGATGAAAATGCCAAACTAATTCGTTACCAAAACCTTGGTGATGAGAATGACTTTTTAGGTGGCAATGAATTTCGGCTTTTCGATATCAGCACTGTGAACGGTTCTGGCCGAAATGTAGCAAAAATTGCTTTTGAAGAAAATAAACCGGTCGCTCAATTACGGCTAGATCAAGAGCGTGACCCCGCCTTTTTCCAGTTCCTGGATATTAATGGCCAATACTATATAAGGGATTTAGAGAGTCTGCGTACTGGTACTATAACTGCGGAGTATGTGGAGGTCGAGTTTCTTTTGGACATACCGAAAATAACGGATGACATTTATGTTTTGGGGGCTTTTAACCTGTGGAATCGAAATGAAGAGTCGATACTGAAGTACGATCCGGTAAAAGAGCAATACAGCGCTAAACAACTTTTAAAACAAGGTTGGTATAACTACACCTACTGGGTAGATGGAAATGAACCAAACTTGATTGAAAATAGCTTTTTCGACACTGAAAACCTCTATGAAGTTTTCATTTACTACAGACCGATGGGAGCACGTGGTGACCAGCTGGTTGGCTACAGCAGCATACCTTTCAACAATCGCCGTTAGACCGTTACCGCTTCTCTTGAGAAATGATATTTCTCTGTACGCTCAATTGGATTGGCGTTCGCTAAATCGAGCATTCCAAAACCTTTGAAGGTATAATCACCGAGACCAGAATTGAAAATAAACTCTTGCACTTCCTTGGCTGCATACAGCTTGAATGGTAGTGTATAGCCTCTAACCTCGTATTTTACATCGTTGTCATAAACGGAATAGATTCGGGCGAATTTTTTACCTCTTTCCTGAATTCTCATCAGGTAGTCACTGTCAGGAACAATTTGGAACTTGCTAAAGCTTGCCATTTGCTCATCGGTATAGAGGCCTGTGGATTCCATTCTTCTAAAAGTAGAATCATAAAGTAAATCTGAGAATTCATCGGTATCTGGAAAAACGAAACGTTTCCCGTTTTCATCATGGAAACCATTCGATCGAATTGGTACCAATGGAGAAATACACAGGAACTTGGATACTTCATCAAGCACTGGATTCTTCTCCATTTCGGTATATAACGGGCTCACCTTCAGATTCGAAAGCTCAATTTGCTCGAATGAGAAAACTTGATCTAATAGGTAATCCAAAAACAGCTGATCGGCTGAAGACAACACTAAGGTGACAAGGTTGGAATAATAATGCAGACCATTTCTCGAGATTTTCGTCTGTCCTTTCAGGCCAGAAAAATTGTAATCAGGATAATCTATATAATCTTTTCTTCCTCCTTTTACCAAAGCTCCTTTTAAAAATTGAGCTAGAATATGTTGGTGATGGAATGGTAAAAAAGCTCCTTTATTCTCAAGTTTAAAAACAATCCTTATTCTCACAGCGCCTTCATTTTTGGTTAAAAATTCCCAGGATAAAACTCCTGTGTTGGCTGCTTAACTATATGTTTATGAGAATGTTTTGGAATTAGACAAAATAATACTGGTGGTTGTCAACCAGATTACACATTAAACCTAAAGTGCATCACGTCGCCA
It encodes the following:
- a CDS encoding OmpA family protein, which produces MRRSAFLVVALFAVCTMSLQAQNLNKVYGAMDEKDWEVALGYLEPIIKKKKKNYEAKWLAAICHSKRYRFEKSYALFQEALPFAEEDPVFWVTYAEAYLFGGQVEDAERVIRRVKQNDLAEYAKSEYFRIFNNIQNARTLLASPKEIIVKNLGPNVNTSGQEYSQVVTADQRGIFFTARRQGLGEVSDDGIFYEQVMTAQMNETDDWNKDSPLEGYASDDTFDAPIQLLDNDSTLITFREDDLYMSRLGANGVWGEREKLPINTSKWEAHAFIYNNGNSIIYASDFENNVENSDLYIVHKLDNGKWSKPYAIEELNTPLNEDAPFVAGDGTLYFASRGHDSMGGYDIFSTRLDTASGVFSKPENLGAPINLPTDDTFFTLYGKNAYFSSSRPEGYGENDIYRVILFNKSQVQGKLLGCDNQTPFANAKISVVGKEDEYSATTDEYGVYSMNMPIENDFTLRVEQNGQVVYEKEHTIRVLFRDEFDIEQDFFIGECDRNDKEIYVKMINSFDLDPTNVPVESPSTEDVVIPEPEEESAAEVVEDVKEEVVSAETVEQPVEKVAEAAPVVAEEELIELPIVYFDFDKQEIKERYFERLNEAADLLKRRTDLRIMVAGHTDSYGTDPYNVALGARRYSKVYNYLVNKGVNKDQLIVKTFSEDLPIASNRTTKGRAFNRRVELYFVDENGQRK
- a CDS encoding ABC transporter ATP-binding protein, with product MLVVKGISKTYPGEQFGAVNDVSFILEENQVLALIGKSGSGKSTILQMIAGLMKPDTGEVFFNGERLENPEEQLIAGHPDIKMVFQDFQLKPNMTVEENVKYVLLQFDKQFQKERTAELLDLCGIAALADRKPNELSGGQLQRLSIASALAEEPKLLLMDEPFSNLDPITKENLLMELVDIIKSEELSLVFVTHDTRDAMWIADRMVFLSEGELIQNDTVANLYNSPLNLEIAGFFGRINDFSKALNVESCFVRAEYCAYNLEGEGVKVELKKSVFIGDRYFNEAIIASSNLAIYFYSTAPLEVKERSIYVTFDRDKILEFKQ
- a CDS encoding PQQ-dependent sugar dehydrogenase; translation: MKKTILVSLFVVIMAITAACNKNNVATVSFPEYDSLLSLVNLPEGFKISIYAPNIVDARSLARTEDGKTVFVGNRRQKNVYALTDTNGDMVADKVDTIVIGLNMPNGVVFKDGDLYVAEVNRIHRFADIMSNLENPVSEVIYDQYPTDGHHGWKFISFGPDGKLYVPVGAPCNVCDKENDNEVYASITRMNPDGSDMEVYVKGVRNTVGFAWHPETGDMWFNDNGRDWMGDDSPACELNHVNAQGDHFGFPFWHQGDTPDPDFGDQRQRDEFVEPAFKYEPHSAPLGLRFYQGDMFPAKYKNNLIVAQHGSWNRSKEAGHIGYQLRFVQIEGDKVVKSEIFADGWLDKASNNGWGKPVDVMEMPDGSILVSDDINHCIYRISYGE
- a CDS encoding ABC-F family ATP-binding cassette domain-containing protein, which codes for MIAINNLSYLIGDRPLYENASLHIKPNDKIGLIGLNGKGKSTLLHLIIGNYQVTSGEITKSKDCTIGFLNQDLLSYQSDDSIVNVAMEAFSEANALQAKIDDILKQMEVNYEEHLVDKLTRAQDQFEALGGYSLQSEAEAILEGIGFRTEDLQRPLREFSGGWRMRVMLAKLLLEKPSLLMLDEPTNHLDLPSIQWIENYLRTYEGAIIVVSHDRKFLDNVITSTVEVARQTLTQYSGNYSFYLKEKALREEIQKGAYENQQQQIKQTERFVERFRSKATKARQVQSRVKSLEKMDLIEDVVDENVTMNFQFGFKQKSGRYIIELDNISKSYGDLEILKNTSAKIERGDKIVLIGANGKGKSTMLRIIAGTEPIEGQRKEGFNVLTAFYAQHQLEALNLENEILQELQQAGSNKSERELRGILGCFLFQNEDVFKKIKVLSGGEKSRVALSKTLLSEANFLMMDEPTNHLDFLSVNILTQALQQYEGTFVIVSHDRHFVSQIATKVWFIEDGQLKEYPGTYDEYAHWQAKREKEAAAAAVQKTVVEPKVKTKQSKPRNNESEQKLKKLKKELSSIEDQIEGLEQQIKSVELEMGDQSVFSNPDLLAEKSQNHQMLKEKAEKLNKEWESLAEEIDDLEG
- a CDS encoding RNA polymerase sigma factor, producing MIQDIELINKCIKGELKAQRELYDRYAAKLMPVAMRYGKSQEDAEDILQDAFIKIFNSLESFRQEAQFLTWLKRIVINTSINHNRRKLYEQPMLDIEKTPLHVEKELVISHLHFTEIMAMLHKLPVGCRTVFNLFAIEGYPHKEIAEQLEISEGTSKSQYARARALLKAMLDEANQVVQSNISMS
- a CDS encoding type IX secretion system plug protein, with translation MTKIKLIFLLILLSSKITLAQKKLVYGDHVYENTIKTVQLYPQGSSIQASLTPAVKELNDGPNLVLEFDDLRDDADYFFVYFIHCNADWSVSKMKPTMYLKAFNEFEIENFEFSSESKTNYVHYTFQIPSFKESGNYLAVVYRDRNKEDIILSKRFSIYNNQVGVGGNIGRSSVVSKRQSHQRVEVTLNYGDLRTFDPAMDFTVVVRQNARPDNMKVDLKPTFIDENAKLIRYQNLGDENDFLGGNEFRLFDISTVNGSGRNVAKIAFEENKPVAQLRLDQERDPAFFQFLDINGQYYIRDLESLRTGTITAEYVEVEFLLDIPKITDDIYVLGAFNLWNRNEESILKYDPVKEQYSAKQLLKQGWYNYTYWVDGNEPNLIENSFFDTENLYEVFIYYRPMGARGDQLVGYSSIPFNNRR
- a CDS encoding CRISPR-associated endoribonuclease Cas6 — translated: MRIRIVFKLENKGAFLPFHHQHILAQFLKGALVKGGRKDYIDYPDYNFSGLKGQTKISRNGLHYYSNLVTLVLSSADQLFLDYLLDQVFSFEQIELSNLKVSPLYTEMEKNPVLDEVSKFLCISPLVPIRSNGFHDENGKRFVFPDTDEFSDLLYDSTFRRMESTGLYTDEQMASFSKFQIVPDSDYLMRIQERGKKFARIYSVYDNDVKYEVRGYTLPFKLYAAKEVQEFIFNSGLGDYTFKGFGMLDLANANPIERTEKYHFSREAVTV